In Verrucomicrobiia bacterium, one genomic interval encodes:
- a CDS encoding HAD-IA family hydrolase, giving the protein MNRAIRAVVFDMDGVLADSEPLIKSAAMSMFRELGLVVQPDDFLPFVGAGEDRFIGGVAERYHFALNLPAAKKRTYQIYLGLVPGQLRPFPGAAELVRECRGAGLQVAVASSADRIKVSANLDQIGLPMTWWDAVVTGEGIAAKKPAPDIFLLAARKLDRAPVECVVIEDAVNGVEAAKAAGMRCVAVAHTFPAERLRAADVVCEKIGDVSIEVLSW; this is encoded by the coding sequence ATGAACAGAGCAATTCGTGCCGTGGTGTTCGACATGGACGGTGTCCTGGCCGATTCCGAACCGCTCATCAAAAGCGCCGCGATGTCCATGTTTCGCGAGTTGGGCCTCGTGGTGCAGCCGGATGATTTCCTGCCCTTCGTTGGCGCGGGCGAGGACCGGTTTATTGGAGGGGTGGCAGAGAGATACCATTTTGCGCTAAACCTGCCGGCAGCCAAGAAACGGACCTATCAGATTTACCTGGGGCTCGTGCCGGGGCAACTGCGGCCTTTTCCGGGAGCAGCGGAATTAGTGCGGGAATGCCGAGGGGCGGGGTTGCAAGTGGCCGTGGCGTCAAGCGCCGACCGCATAAAGGTATCCGCAAACCTCGACCAGATTGGCTTGCCGATGACGTGGTGGGACGCCGTGGTGACCGGGGAGGGGATTGCGGCAAAAAAACCTGCGCCTGACATTTTCCTGCTGGCCGCGCGCAAGCTGGACCGGGCGCCTGTGGAATGTGTGGTTATCGAAGACGCTGTGAACGGAGTCGAGGCCGCCAAGGCGGCTGGAATGCGTTGTGTTGCGGTGGCGCACACGTTTCCCGCAGAGCGCTTGCGCGCCGCGGATGTAGTCTGTGAAAAAATCGGGGATGTCTCAATTGAGGTTCTTAGCTGGTAA
- a CDS encoding glycosyltransferase family 9 protein, whose protein sequence is MTTFRGKILVIRGGAIGDFILTLPAIAALRRNFPEAYIEVLGYPHIIQLAVAGGLVDCARSIEARALAGFFARNGPLAEDLAYYFSEFDIIVSYLYDPDSIFRANIARCSPAQFIWGPHRPDEKSRMHAVKVFLKPLERLAIFDADSVPHLHVREGRGVGVGAGGTEAEQHKAGCGLEVAGPKRRPVLALHPGSGAERKNWPESKWAELLEQVVHGTDFDLYLVGGEAEGERLQRLGAALPPLRTRVAQSLPLAELAGLLAASTGFIGHDSGISHLAAAVGLPAIILWGETAEEVWRPPSEKAVLVRDPGGLGRLSTRKVFETMQRLWAVRFNQIR, encoded by the coding sequence GTGACCACTTTTCGCGGCAAGATACTGGTCATACGCGGGGGAGCGATAGGGGATTTTATATTAACGTTGCCGGCCATCGCGGCGCTGAGGCGCAATTTTCCAGAGGCATACATCGAGGTCCTGGGCTATCCGCACATTATCCAGTTGGCGGTGGCCGGCGGGCTGGTCGATTGCGCCCGCTCGATCGAGGCGCGGGCGCTGGCCGGTTTTTTTGCCAGGAACGGCCCCCTGGCTGAGGACCTGGCGTATTATTTTTCCGAGTTCGACATCATTGTCTCCTATTTGTACGACCCGGACAGCATTTTCCGCGCGAATATCGCGCGATGTTCGCCCGCCCAATTCATCTGGGGCCCGCACCGGCCAGATGAGAAATCCCGTATGCACGCGGTGAAGGTGTTTTTGAAACCGCTCGAGAGGCTGGCGATTTTTGACGCCGATTCCGTTCCGCATCTGCATGTCCGCGAGGGGCGCGGGGTGGGGGTTGGCGCAGGTGGAACAGAGGCGGAACAGCACAAGGCTGGGTGTGGTTTGGAGGTTGCCGGGCCGAAACGGCGGCCAGTATTGGCCTTGCACCCGGGCAGCGGCGCAGAGCGCAAGAACTGGCCCGAATCCAAATGGGCGGAGCTGTTGGAACAAGTGGTGCATGGGACAGATTTTGATTTGTATTTGGTGGGCGGTGAGGCGGAAGGAGAGCGATTGCAGCGGTTGGGGGCCGCGCTGCCCCCGCTCAGGACGCGTGTGGCGCAAAGCCTGCCACTGGCCGAATTGGCAGGGCTGCTGGCCGCGAGCACCGGCTTTATCGGACATGATTCCGGGATTTCCCATCTGGCGGCAGCGGTGGGGTTGCCGGCAATTATTTTGTGGGGAGAGACGGCCGAAGAGGTCTGGCGCCCGCCCAGTGAGAAAGCCGTGCTGGTGCGGGACCCGGGCGGGCTAGGCCGGCTCTCCACGCGAAAGGTGTTCGAAACAATGCAGCGCCTCTGGGCCGTGCGCTTCAACCAAATCCGATGA